From a single Salvelinus namaycush isolate Seneca chromosome 14, SaNama_1.0, whole genome shotgun sequence genomic region:
- the LOC120058963 gene encoding putative beta-lactamase-like 1, with protein MKVKWTKLGMVVFLLISLVMTGCFIWQYRMPKLKIDNVVNIEVKEEKMCPRFPEPVLLEHPIPALKEALEKIDVVLRLSIHDTTLPALSAIVVFNDSVLWNGNFGRRNGSDPSSPPPNEYTVYRIASLSKIFPTLMLYKLWEEGKVASLDDPFEKYAANFTIKNPLGKRREVVDVKAGSDRDTQPRSPSVTLRRMAGQLSGLPRRLRATNLLWGGDTEAAIDLLQDDVLVADPGTKCHYSNVAFSLLANVLAENFAKSDYESWVSDNILEQLGMEDTGFDITPAIQSQMAVGVYSSGQSAPLYDLGWYRPAGQMYSTAADMAKLAMVLLGAYSRPLLQHDTLKTLLTPLFRCHQGYFANYTGTPWEVNEQLGYEVVRKDGDLDGYATTFSLVPRLKLGLVVLMAGVRPPTMDGDLVTQAYSHLIPAMESAFRNAQRKLSPPPDPTPYVGLFTYQNMTFYEIKASLGGVLVMQQFGPQVDTMILAKYRTIRLDFLQERVFRVVFEGEYPCKLKVNSMSVSLETQDRQLFNFYYFNKKGVSPGFDSPGLNTYKVLRIARRPIFNS; from the exons ATGAAGGTGAAATGGACCAAGTTAGGCATGGTGGTCTTTTTGCTAATATCCTTGGTCATGACGGGATGCTTTATTTGGCAGTACAGGATGCCAAAATTAAAAATAG ACAATGTTGTGAACATTGAGGTGAAGGAGGAAAAGATGTGCCCTCGTTTCCCTGAGCCAGTACTCCTGGAACATCCCATCCCTGCACTTAAGGAAGCATTAGAAAAG ATAGATGTTGTCCTAAGGTTAAGTATTCATGACACTACACTACCAGCTCTGTCTGCCATCGTTGTCTTCAACGATTCTGTGTTGTGGAACGGAAACTTTGGCAGAAGGAACGGGAGTGATCCCTCCTCGCCTCCACCCAATGAATACACAGTGTACAG AATTGCTAGTCTCTCAAAGATCTTCCCGACACTGATGCTGTACAAGCTATGGGAGGAGGGGAAGGTGGCCTCCTTGGATGACCCTTTTGAGAAGTATGCAGCAAACTTCACCATCAAGAACCCGCTGGGGAAGCGGCGGGAAGTTGTGGATGTCAAGGCTGGTTCTGACAGAGATACCCAGCCACGCTCTCCCTCTGTCACCCTGCGCAGGATGGCCGGTCAGCTCTCTG GGTTACCCAGGCGGCTTCGGGCAACAAATCTACTCTGGGGTGGTGACACAGAGGCTGCTATAGATCTATTACAGGATGATGTCCTAGTGGCAGACCCAGGCACCAA ATGTCACTACAGCAATGTGGCCTTCTCTTTATTGGCTAATGTCTTGGCCGAGAACTTTGCAAAATCCGACTACGAGAGCTGGGTGTCCGACAACATCCTGGAGCAGCTGGGGATGGAGGACACAGGCTTTGATATAACCCCAGCCATTCAGAGCCAGATGGCGGTGGGTGTGTACAGCAGCGGCCAATCGGCACCCCTCTACGACCTGGGCTGGTATCGGCCCGCTGGCCAGATGTACTCCACGGCGGCCGACATGGCCAAACTGGCCATGGTGCTTCTGGGGGCCTACAGCCGGCCCCTCCTCCAACATGACACCCTGAAGACCCTGCTGACCCCTCTGTTTCGCTGCCACCAGGGCTACTTCGCCAACTACACCGGCACGCCCTGGGAGGTCAACGAGCAGCTGGGCTACGAGGTGGTTCGTAAGGACGGAGACCTGGACGGCTACGCCACCACCTTCTCCCTGGTTCCCCGACTGAAGCTGGGCCTGGTGGTGCTGATGGCCGGGGTGAGGCCGCCAACAATGGACGGGGATCTGGTCACCCAGGCCTACAGCCACCTCATCCCAGCCATGGAGAGCGCTTTCAGGAATGCACAGCGCAAGCTCTCGCCGCCGCCCGACCCCACGCCCTATGTGGGCCTCTTCACCTACCAGAACATGACCTTCTATGAGATAAAGGCGAGTTTGGGCGGGGTGCTGGtcatgcagcagtttgggccccAGGTGGACACCATGATACTGGCCAAGTACAGGACTATCAGGCTGGACTTCCTGCAGGAGAGGGTGTTCAGGGTGGTGTTCGAGGGGGAGTACCCCTGCAAACTGAAGGTCAACAGCATGTCAGTGTCTCTGGAGACCCAGGACAGGCAACTCTTTAACTTCTATTATTTCAACAAGAAGGGCGTGTCGCCTGGATTCGACTCTCCTGGGCTCAACACTTACAAAGTGCTCCGGATAGCTCGACGGCCAATCTTCAACAGTTAA